A stretch of the Vigna radiata var. radiata cultivar VC1973A chromosome 7, Vradiata_ver6, whole genome shotgun sequence genome encodes the following:
- the LOC106768207 gene encoding pathogenesis-related protein 2-like translates to MAVFTFEDQTTSPVAPATLYQALVKDADNIVPKAVDSFKSVEIVEGNGGPGTIKKISFLEDGETKFVLHKIETIDEANLGYSYSIVGGVALPDTAEKITIDTKLSDGPNGGSLIKLSISYHSKGDAPPNEDELKAGKAKSDALFKVIEAYLLANA, encoded by the exons ATGGCTGTTTTCACCTTCGAGGACCAAACCACCTCTCCTGTAGCTCCTGCTACCCTTTACCAAGCTCTTGTGAAAGACGCCGACAACATCGTCCCAAAGGCGGTTGATTCCTTCAAGAGTGTTGAAATCGTCGAGGGCAACGGTGGCCCCGGAACCATCAAGAAAATCAGTTTCCTTGAGG ATGGGGAGACAAAGTTTGTGTTGCACAAAATAGAAACAATAGATGAGGCAAACTTGGGATACAGCTACAGCATTGTTGGAGGTGTTGCTTTGCCAGACACTGCAGAGAAGATCACAATCGACACTAAACTCAGTGATGGCCCCAACGGAGGATCACTTATAAAGCTGAGCATATCTTACCACAGCAAAGGAGATGCACCACCcaatgaagatgagctcaaagCTGGCAAGGCCAAGAGTGATGCTCTTTTCAAGGTCATCGAGGCTTACCTTTTGGCCAATGCTTGA
- the LOC106768464 gene encoding pathogenesis-related protein 2-like, with protein MAVFTFEDQTTSPIAPATLYQALVKDADNIVPKAVDSFKSVEIVEGNGGPGTIKKISFLEDGETKFVLHKIETIDEANLGYSYSIVGGAALPDTAEKITIDTKISDGPNGGSLIKLSISYHSKGDAPPNEDELKAGKAKSDALFKVIEAYLLANA; from the exons ATGGCTGTTTTCACCTTCGAGGACCAAACCACTTCTCCCATAGCTCCTGCTACCCTTTACCAAGCTCTTGTGAAAGACGCCGACAACATCGTACCAAAGGCGGTTGATTCCTTCAAGAGTGTCGAAATCGTTGAGGGAAACGGTGGTCCCGGAACCATCAAGAAAATCTCTTTCCTTGAGG ATGGAGAAACAAAGTTTGTGTTGCACAAAATAGAAACAATAGACGAGGCAAACTTGGGATACAGCTACAGCATTGTTGGAGGTGCTGCTTTGCCAGACACTGCAGAGAAGATCACAATCGACACTAAAATCAGTGATGGCCCCAACGGAGGATCACTTATAAAGCTGAGCATATCTTACCACAGCAAAGGAGATGCACCGCCCAACGAAGATGAGCTCAAAGCTGGCAAGGCCAAGAGTGATGCTCTTTTCAAGGTCATCGAGGCTTACCTTTTGGCCAATGCTTGA
- the LOC106768462 gene encoding pathogenesis-related protein 2-like: MAVFTFEEQTTSPVAPATLYQALVKDADNIVPKAVDSFKSVEIVEGNGGPGTIKKISFLEDGETKFVLHKIETIDEANLGYSYSIVGGVALPETAEKITIDTKISGGADGGSLIKLSISYHGKGDAPPNEDELKAGKAKSDALFKAVEAYLLANA, encoded by the exons ATGGCTGTTTTCACCTTCGAGGAACAAACAACTTCTCCTGTGGCTCCTGCTACCCTTTACCAAGCTCTTGTGAAAGACGCCGACAACATCGTACCAAAGGCGGTTGATTCCTTCAAGAGTGTCGAAATCGTTGAGGGCAACGGTGGCCCCGGAACCATCAAGAAAATCAGTTTCCTTGAGG ATGGAGAAACAAAGTTTGTGTTGCACAAAATAGAAACAATAGACGAGGCAAACTTGGGATACAGCTACAGCATTGTAGGAGGTGTTGCTTTGCCAGAAACTGCAGAGAAGATCACAATCGACACTAAAATCAGTGGCGGTGCCGACGGAGGATCACTTATAAAGCTGAGCATATCCTACCACGGCAAAGGAGATGCACCACCcaatgaagatgagctcaaggCTGGCAAAGCCAAGAGTGATGCACTTTTCAAGGCTGTTGAGGCTTACCTTTTGGCCAATGCTTGA
- the LOC106768463 gene encoding pathogenesis-related protein 2, with product MAVFTFEDQTTSPVAPATLYQALVKDADNIVPKAVDSFKSVEIVEGNGGPGTIKKISFLEDGETKFVLHKIETIDEANLGYSYSIVGGAALPDTAEKITIDTKISDGPNGGSLIKLSISYHSKGDAPPNEDELKAGKAKSDALFKVIEAYLLANA from the exons ATGGCTGTTTTCACCTTCGAGGACCAAACCACTTCTCCCGTAGCTCCTGCTACCCTTTACCAAGCTCTTGTGAAAGACGCCGACAACATCGTCCCAAAGGCGGTTGATTCCTTCAAGAGTGTCGAAATCGTTGAGGGAAACGGTGGTCCCGGAACCATCAAGAAAATCTCTTTCCTTGAGG ATGGAGAAACAAAGTTTGTGTTGCACAAAATAGAAACAATAGACGAGGCAAACTTGGGATACAGCTACAGCATTGTTGGAGGTGCTGCTTTGCCAGACACTGCAGAGAAGATCACAATCGACACTAAAATCAGTGATGGCCCCAACGGAGGATCACTTATAAAGCTGAGCATATCTTACCACAGCAAAGGAGATGCACCGCCCAACGAAGATGAGCTCAAAGCTGGCAAGGCCAAGAGTGATGCTCTTTTCAAGGTCATCGAGGCTTACCTTTTGGCCAATGCTTGA
- the LOC106766753 gene encoding pathogenesis-related protein 2 produces the protein MAVFTFDDQATSPVAPATLYNALAKDADNIIPKAVGSFQSVEIVEGNGGPGTIKKISFVEDGETKFVLHKIESVDEANLGYSYSIVGGVALPDTAEKITIDTKISDGADGGSLIKLTISYHSKGDAPPNEDELKAGKAKSDALFKAVEAYLLANP, from the exons ATGGCTGTTTTCACATTCGACGACCAAGCCACTTCTCCTGTGGCTCCTGCCACCCTCTACAACGCTCTTGCTAAAGACGCCGACAACATCATCCCAAAGGCTGTTGGTTCCTTCCAGAGTGTTGAAATCGTCGAGGGCAACGGTGGTCCCGGAACCATCAAGAAGATCTCTTTCGTTGAAG ATGGAGAGACAAAGTTTGTGTTGCACAAAATAGAATCAGTAGACGAGGCAAACTTGGGATACAGCTACAGTATTGTTGGAGGTGTTGCCTTGCCAGACACTGCAGAGAAGATCACAATCGACACTAAAATCAGTGACGGTGCCGACGGAGGATCACTTATAAAGCTGACCATATCTTACCATAGCAAAGGAGATGCACCACCCAACGAAGATGAGCTCAAGGCTGGCAAAGCCAAGAGTGATGCACTTTTCAAGGCTGTTGAAGCTTACCTTTTGGCCAATCCCTGA